The following are from one region of the Candidatus Zixiibacteriota bacterium genome:
- a CDS encoding HEAT repeat domain-containing protein — translation MKFVRVSTWYLLVLTLVVAVHIACGGRDQQRSRGEHKVELDSLRKAVLEDSDDALLQAEEIGSPAMPVLLELLKNENPETRELALSCVVLTDDESVPTVLVEALWDKDAQVRASALQSIRSRISSAILQGLIANLSNTDAVVRGGVARLIGRIDDASAMKPLRKQLDQEDDANVGKQIKLAMARLGDEEFKNEFASQIDTPPLEGRYDVILALEYISDKRLASRLLPALADTSDAYDIGHPEADPEFARVCDAAINLIAVWYDRPFSFETDEFLIYSEGQVKEAERFIRSLEK, via the coding sequence ATGAAATTCGTGAGAGTCAGCACTTGGTATCTCTTGGTGCTGACGTTGGTAGTTGCCGTCCACATCGCATGTGGTGGCCGAGATCAGCAAAGAAGCAGAGGGGAACACAAAGTGGAACTCGATAGCCTTAGAAAAGCCGTTCTGGAAGATAGCGATGACGCACTCCTCCAGGCCGAGGAGATCGGTTCACCTGCAATGCCGGTCTTATTGGAGCTGCTTAAGAATGAGAACCCCGAGACCAGAGAGCTTGCTCTCAGTTGCGTGGTGCTCACCGACGATGAGAGTGTCCCGACTGTTCTGGTCGAAGCCCTGTGGGACAAAGATGCTCAAGTCCGCGCGTCGGCTCTGCAGTCCATCCGCTCTCGCATCAGCAGTGCTATCCTGCAGGGTTTGATAGCAAACCTAAGCAACACAGATGCGGTGGTGAGGGGCGGCGTAGCTCGATTGATCGGTAGAATCGATGATGCGAGTGCGATGAAGCCTCTCCGGAAACAACTTGATCAGGAAGACGATGCAAACGTGGGAAAACAGATCAAACTGGCCATGGCCAGGCTTGGCGACGAGGAATTCAAGAATGAATTTGCGTCTCAGATCGATACTCCCCCTCTTGAGGGTCGCTATGATGTCATTCTTGCTCTGGAATACATAAGTGATAAGCGACTCGCTTCACGTCTCCTCCCAGCCCTCGCCGATACTTCAGATGCGTATGACATCGGCCATCCCGAAGCGGACCCGGAGTTCGCCCGTGTATGCGACGCAGCAATCAATCTTATCGCTGTATGGTATGACAGACCCTTCTCGTTCGAAACAGATGAGTTTCTGATATATAGTGAAGGACAAGTTAAAGAGGCGGAACGCTTCATCAGGTCATTAGAGAAGTAA
- a CDS encoding peptidoglycan-binding protein, translated as MCHQEVEATTADVLLSFQKVPGVDADSIINGGDATLEGSDTPVRPQGNGYYGLRIAQGGTARLTVLGTTYVVKQLHGEINEPAPGEDICLAAWDTLGDCNANSGVGHGTMQAGIQRRLQLLGYYTGKVDGTFGKASEEAILRFQADTGLRTDGIARNTTRTRLNSVTDDDNTTDDVFIIRRSLVRFERAPSNTDATVTSGRPWGRAPEPDVRGFIETKCANIDLEGPVVTMARETPFRLKLTRECLASNTSLMAESEDTALVEVVSPDPLPTGREIILQLRTKTPSGAVPRSTSVKIKFKRGRERIEIASLQVVVLPLIVKTIRPYWLTINGSDHDTGGVHYTGAMAPVGNQALINDAIAVANEILWPIGVRFRTAAWREKAVTLSRSGIITWGSVNAEYRTIMTTNDSEGHATEDNKLNLYVVRNIEGAFGITYSTKRYRNWPLVGIALASTGGAFNSTAVEIGRTLAHELGHAMALANGFRNPSLAHSEDDPDSAHKKTDFWSLKRLMYGLWPFQSRAGDRWCHNVGYGNRNKGADISIRDNPADRTDNECHNARRHASSASFYRNP; from the coding sequence ATGTGTCACCAGGAAGTTGAGGCAACGACCGCTGATGTGCTGCTAAGCTTTCAGAAAGTACCCGGCGTCGACGCCGACAGCATTATCAATGGTGGCGATGCCACACTTGAAGGTTCGGATACGCCGGTCAGGCCGCAAGGCAACGGCTACTATGGTCTGCGCATCGCCCAAGGCGGAACCGCTCGATTGACGGTCCTCGGCACAACTTATGTCGTCAAGCAGCTACATGGTGAGATCAATGAACCTGCCCCAGGCGAAGATATCTGTCTGGCAGCCTGGGATACTCTCGGCGATTGCAATGCAAACTCAGGCGTGGGGCACGGCACCATGCAGGCCGGTATACAACGCAGACTGCAGCTTCTCGGTTACTACACGGGCAAAGTCGACGGCACCTTCGGCAAGGCATCGGAAGAAGCCATTCTGAGATTTCAGGCTGATACCGGATTGAGAACAGACGGCATTGCCAGGAATACAACACGAACCAGATTGAACTCGGTTACCGATGATGACAATACGACTGATGACGTCTTCATTATTCGTCGTTCGCTGGTTCGATTCGAAAGGGCACCGTCGAACACTGATGCAACGGTTACATCCGGACGCCCCTGGGGCAGAGCTCCCGAACCGGATGTCAGAGGATTCATAGAAACTAAATGTGCCAATATTGACTTGGAGGGGCCAGTTGTGACGATGGCACGCGAGACGCCGTTTCGTCTCAAGCTGACCAGAGAGTGCCTCGCAAGCAATACGTCACTGATGGCGGAAAGTGAGGACACTGCCCTCGTGGAAGTAGTGTCACCCGACCCTTTGCCGACAGGCAGGGAAATCATACTTCAGCTTCGGACCAAGACTCCCAGCGGAGCGGTTCCGAGAAGCACATCGGTCAAGATCAAATTCAAGCGCGGTCGGGAGCGAATAGAAATTGCTTCGCTTCAGGTGGTTGTGCTTCCCCTGATAGTCAAGACTATTCGCCCCTATTGGTTGACAATAAACGGCTCCGACCACGATACGGGTGGTGTTCATTACACCGGCGCAATGGCGCCAGTCGGGAATCAGGCACTGATCAATGATGCTATCGCCGTTGCGAACGAAATTCTCTGGCCAATCGGAGTCAGATTCAGAACTGCAGCCTGGCGTGAAAAAGCTGTGACACTGTCGCGATCCGGCATCATAACGTGGGGATCGGTAAATGCCGAATATCGCACGATCATGACGACGAATGACTCCGAGGGACACGCCACTGAGGATAATAAACTGAATCTGTATGTAGTGCGAAATATAGAGGGTGCATTCGGAATCACCTACTCGACAAAGCGATATCGAAATTGGCCTCTCGTGGGGATTGCCCTTGCCAGCACGGGTGGAGCCTTCAATTCGACTGCGGTCGAAATCGGTAGGACACTCGCCCATGAACTTGGCCATGCTATGGCGCTCGCAAATGGATTCAGAAATCCGTCGCTTGCGCATTCAGAGGATGATCCCGACTCTGCACACAAGAAGACCGATTTCTGGTCACTCAAGAGACTTATGTACGGTCTCTGGCCTTTTCAGTCGCGAGCGGGTGATCGATGGTGCCATAACGTCGGGTACGGTAATCGGAATAAGGGCGCAGATATCAGTATTAGAGACAATCCAGCGGATCGAACTGACAATGAATGTCATAATGCGCGGAGGCATGCGTCGTCAGCCAGTTTTTACAGGAATCCTTGA
- a CDS encoding C10 family peptidase, which yields MVSSNFAPATPPKRRELQNLSIISCILFCILTVTITPVANAERAAPSEMQQVCQNWITEITYSHGSWAGGTAPSISSVDDILMNDTLLAHVYAIEPSGYVIVPVLKELPPVKAYSTVSSFNPKDADGFAAMIREVLEHHARLFVNTYGSLDVSQSGMDTELFGEANGAEWTRLNVDTDIFASSLESSSRAPMETLGPLVTTSWHQGSPYNLFCPDGDGGRCIVGCVATASAQILAYWQWPSSGSGSSSYYWSGDNSCGGSTPGHTLGVDYSDLYDWNNVVDVCGSSCTQAQKEAVAEICYEVGVAFEMDYGKCASGAYTADAQMVFPTYFRFDSGVSRQNRSSHTPSSWFALIGEEISAGRPIQYRINTHSIVCDGWQTVGETKQYHMNYGWADSHTAWYSIDNLYCNWSGCDPMVEYAIIGIQPEPDSDSDGLLNSDDNCPTEYNPDQTDTDGDGLGDVCDNCMNDPNPSQGDVDGDGMGNVCDPDADDDGILNEADNCDLVINPAQQDGDGDDVGDACDNCLEVQNPYQYDENFDGVGDACDGEMHIQSYILPDGYLGQPYSYQFWAVGGVEPYTWTKVSGQPPYGTIFQAGEIGTITGTPSWPGESYLQVAMQDSDTPPNYDTVAISISIYELQFLCGDADNNLAVDIDDVVHLVSYVFSGGSSPDPVEIADVDCSDGVDIDDIVYLVEYIFSGGAEPCAGCP from the coding sequence ATGGTCTCCAGCAACTTCGCACCAGCAACCCCGCCAAAGAGACGTGAACTCCAAAATCTCAGCATCATCTCTTGTATCCTATTTTGCATTCTTACAGTCACAATAACTCCGGTGGCCAACGCCGAACGCGCGGCACCATCTGAAATGCAGCAAGTCTGCCAAAACTGGATTACGGAAATAACGTATTCCCATGGCTCGTGGGCAGGGGGGACAGCTCCATCGATTAGCTCCGTCGATGACATTCTGATGAATGACACGCTGCTTGCGCATGTGTACGCCATAGAGCCGTCAGGCTATGTCATAGTGCCTGTTCTCAAAGAGTTGCCACCTGTAAAAGCCTACTCTACAGTGTCGAGCTTCAATCCGAAAGACGCCGATGGATTCGCTGCGATGATTCGCGAGGTGCTGGAGCATCATGCGCGGCTATTCGTGAATACCTACGGCAGCCTTGATGTGTCGCAATCCGGAATGGACACGGAATTATTCGGTGAAGCAAATGGGGCGGAGTGGACGCGTCTGAACGTGGATACCGATATATTCGCATCGAGCCTGGAGAGCTCCAGCCGAGCTCCGATGGAAACCCTTGGTCCGTTGGTGACCACGAGTTGGCATCAGGGGAGCCCATACAACTTGTTCTGTCCCGATGGTGACGGTGGCAGATGCATAGTAGGCTGTGTGGCGACAGCATCAGCGCAGATTCTCGCTTACTGGCAGTGGCCCTCATCTGGTTCCGGAAGCTCGAGCTACTACTGGAGCGGCGACAATTCTTGCGGCGGCAGCACACCCGGTCACACTCTGGGGGTCGACTACTCTGATCTCTATGACTGGAACAATGTTGTTGATGTCTGCGGTAGTAGCTGCACGCAGGCGCAGAAAGAGGCCGTCGCTGAGATTTGCTATGAAGTCGGCGTTGCATTCGAGATGGATTATGGCAAATGCGCCTCAGGAGCTTACACTGCCGATGCTCAGATGGTTTTTCCGACATACTTCAGATTTGACTCAGGTGTTTCCCGTCAGAATCGCTCTTCCCATACACCCAGTTCCTGGTTTGCGCTGATTGGCGAAGAGATTTCCGCGGGAAGGCCGATACAATACAGAATCAACACTCATTCGATCGTCTGCGACGGCTGGCAAACGGTCGGCGAAACGAAGCAGTACCACATGAATTATGGATGGGCCGATAGCCATACAGCATGGTACTCGATCGACAACCTCTACTGCAATTGGAGCGGGTGCGATCCGATGGTCGAATACGCTATTATCGGCATTCAGCCGGAGCCCGACTCAGACAGCGACGGCTTGCTCAATTCCGATGACAATTGCCCGACTGAATATAACCCTGATCAGACGGATACTGACGGCGACGGACTCGGCGATGTCTGCGATAACTGCATGAACGACCCGAATCCTTCACAGGGAGATGTGGATGGCGACGGCATGGGCAACGTCTGCGATCCCGATGCCGACGATGACGGCATTCTCAACGAGGCCGACAACTGCGATCTCGTAATCAATCCGGCTCAGCAGGATGGCGACGGCGACGATGTCGGCGACGCATGCGATAATTGCCTTGAAGTTCAAAACCCATATCAGTACGACGAGAATTTCGACGGTGTCGGTGACGCCTGCGATGGCGAGATGCATATTCAGAGTTACATCCTGCCGGACGGCTATCTGGGTCAGCCTTATTCATATCAATTCTGGGCGGTTGGTGGAGTGGAACCTTATACGTGGACCAAGGTTTCCGGCCAGCCTCCTTATGGTACCATATTCCAGGCTGGTGAAATCGGCACGATCACCGGCACTCCATCGTGGCCGGGGGAGAGCTACTTACAGGTGGCGATGCAGGATTCTGATACTCCGCCAAACTACGATACCGTAGCGATCAGTATATCTATTTACGAACTGCAGTTTCTCTGTGGCGACGCCGACAATAACTTAGCTGTCGACATTGACGATGTCGTCCATCTCGTGTCATATGTCTTCTCAGGAGGTTCGTCTCCCGATCCTGTTGAGATTGCGGATGTCGACTGTAGCGATGGTGTCGACATTGACGACATAGTGTATCTTGTAGAGTACATATTCTCTGGCGGCGCGGAGCCTTGCGCAGGCTGTCCATAG
- a CDS encoding dockerin type I repeat-containing protein, translating to MRPEEYNMIKSRVVTLFFLTQFIEIILLSSGLYAQQSTSGPEPLPGTDPGLRPPTRSQVVITGVPAYIWHHGCGPTAVGMVVGFWDGNGFSDLVEGDASTMTSDVRAMIADDSDYPGCGQSWYDHYQDYSCPIDNGSNIVPDRSESGGAHVDNCVADFMHTSMSSYWNAYGWSWFGDDNLGFVEYVDLVLPEANPYAQSDMYEDLTFDDYKEEIDSRRPVVLLVDTDGDGGTDHFVTGIGYDEGTLNYYGIYDTWDYQVHWYRWRPLAPGNSWGIFGLTTFGLDVICVDSDSDGFGDPGYPDNTCPEDNCPSDFNFDQADTDSDGLGDVCDPDIDDDSVPNEEDNCPYTVNPSQLDDDGDAIGNICDNCPDTYNPEQYDENSDGTGDACDGDLHIQSYELPDCTVNEPYFYQFWAVGGVEPYYWQKIGGQPPYGCVFTGGQVGTITGTPTWVGDYYLIIALADSDSPPNSDTIAVSVSVIEPPRPCGDVTGEGGVDIDDVVYLIAYIFLGGSAPDPLEIGDVDCSGQIDIDDVVYMIAYIFTGGPAPCADCE from the coding sequence ATGAGACCGGAGGAATACAACATGATCAAGTCGAGAGTTGTGACTCTGTTTTTCCTGACTCAGTTTATTGAAATCATTCTTCTGTCGAGTGGGCTCTATGCTCAGCAGAGCACGTCCGGACCCGAACCATTGCCGGGAACCGACCCGGGACTGCGACCTCCGACGCGATCGCAAGTTGTTATAACAGGTGTACCAGCCTATATATGGCATCATGGCTGCGGACCTACGGCTGTCGGAATGGTAGTCGGTTTCTGGGATGGCAATGGTTTCTCTGATCTTGTAGAGGGGGACGCGAGCACGATGACGTCGGATGTGCGGGCAATGATTGCCGACGACAGCGATTATCCCGGTTGTGGTCAAAGTTGGTACGATCACTATCAGGATTACTCATGTCCGATAGATAATGGATCGAACATCGTTCCGGATCGATCCGAATCTGGTGGTGCACATGTGGACAATTGTGTGGCTGACTTCATGCACACGTCAATGAGTAGCTACTGGAACGCATATGGATGGAGCTGGTTTGGCGATGATAATCTCGGTTTCGTTGAATATGTCGACCTGGTGCTGCCGGAGGCAAACCCTTATGCGCAATCGGACATGTATGAAGATTTAACCTTCGATGATTACAAAGAGGAAATCGATAGCAGGCGACCTGTTGTTCTGCTGGTCGACACTGACGGGGACGGCGGAACCGATCACTTCGTGACTGGAATCGGATATGACGAAGGCACCTTGAACTACTATGGCATATACGACACATGGGATTATCAGGTCCACTGGTATCGATGGCGACCACTTGCACCCGGCAACTCCTGGGGGATTTTCGGACTGACGACCTTTGGACTCGATGTCATTTGTGTCGACAGTGATAGCGATGGTTTCGGCGATCCGGGCTATCCTGATAACACGTGCCCGGAAGACAATTGTCCTTCTGATTTTAATTTTGATCAGGCAGATACAGATAGCGACGGGCTGGGTGATGTATGCGACCCAGACATTGATGATGACTCAGTCCCCAACGAAGAGGACAACTGTCCCTACACTGTGAATCCGTCTCAGCTCGACGATGACGGTGATGCAATCGGCAACATCTGTGACAATTGTCCCGACACGTATAATCCGGAGCAATATGACGAGAATTCCGACGGAACGGGCGACGCATGCGATGGGGATCTTCACATTCAAAGCTACGAACTTCCGGACTGCACAGTCAATGAGCCTTATTTCTACCAGTTTTGGGCGGTAGGAGGAGTGGAGCCTTACTACTGGCAAAAAATAGGTGGCCAGCCGCCATATGGTTGTGTGTTCACCGGTGGTCAGGTAGGTACTATCACTGGCACGCCGACATGGGTTGGTGACTACTACCTGATCATTGCGCTGGCTGACTCAGATTCGCCCCCGAACTCTGATACGATCGCGGTGTCAGTCTCGGTTATCGAACCTCCTAGGCCGTGCGGCGATGTTACCGGCGAAGGTGGCGTCGATATAGATGACGTTGTTTATCTTATCGCCTATATTTTCCTGGGTGGTTCAGCCCCCGATCCGCTGGAAATAGGAGATGTAGATTGCAGCGGGCAGATTGACATTGATGATGTTGTTTATATGATAGCTTACATATTTACTGGTGGACCGGCGCCGTGCGCCGACTGCGAATGA
- a CDS encoding kinase/pyrophosphorylase, whose product MRDEVKQIIIISDGTGKTAKRLMDAVLSQYSGHEGEFRLGKIYSSARTREQLDNILDEIPDGCLVIFSIISSDVWTYLHDRLHDEQILHINILEPMLSTMEKFLGLHPEYKPGLLHIIDDSYYNKIDAIGYTVEHDDGLGHQLGEADLVIIGPSRTCKTPISMYLACNEGLKVANIPIFPNDQMKSRLLKRLEEIESCRIFGVTMNPDVLVFVREDRAEFFGGSEAGKAALDVYRDTSYVRQEITYLRNLCSSQGWQVVDVTRRAIEEISNEIMHRLKADCGSSRR is encoded by the coding sequence ATGAGGGACGAAGTTAAGCAGATTATCATCATCTCGGATGGTACCGGTAAAACGGCCAAGAGGCTGATGGACGCAGTCCTCTCCCAGTACTCCGGTCACGAAGGGGAATTCCGGCTTGGAAAGATATACAGCTCGGCCAGAACAAGAGAGCAGCTCGACAATATCCTCGATGAGATTCCTGATGGGTGCCTTGTCATTTTCTCGATTATCTCCTCCGATGTCTGGACTTACCTGCATGACCGCCTTCACGATGAACAGATATTGCACATTAATATTCTCGAACCTATGCTCAGCACAATGGAGAAGTTTCTCGGCCTCCATCCCGAGTACAAACCGGGACTGCTTCATATCATAGATGACAGCTACTACAACAAGATTGATGCAATCGGGTATACTGTCGAACACGATGACGGTCTTGGGCACCAGCTCGGTGAAGCCGATCTGGTTATCATCGGACCATCGAGAACCTGCAAAACACCTATTAGCATGTACCTGGCATGCAATGAGGGACTGAAGGTCGCCAACATTCCGATTTTCCCCAACGATCAAATGAAGAGCAGGTTGCTCAAGAGGCTCGAAGAGATAGAGAGTTGCAGGATTTTCGGCGTTACCATGAATCCTGATGTTCTCGTATTTGTGAGAGAAGACAGGGCGGAGTTTTTTGGCGGCAGCGAGGCAGGCAAGGCGGCGCTTGATGTCTACCGGGACACATCGTATGTGCGGCAGGAGATCACATATCTGAGGAATCTCTGCAGCAGTCAAGGTTGGCAGGTCGTCGATGTAACGCGAAGAGCGATAGAGGAAATCTCCAACGAAATCATGCACAGGTTGAAGGCTGATTGCGGGTCGTCCCGTCGCTGA
- a CDS encoding PQQ-binding-like beta-propeller repeat protein: MKPTDARISFISAAVLTLMLLCAGTSVLQSGELSGARSASADPIWIYDSDLTVTHVETADLNADNIKDVIASEYSSDYYGTPSRVLAIDGATGDTIWSYLIQDGIRSMTIGDLNNDGVADVVLGASYNATGTPDGQIHALDGKDGAVIFTCPIGATIEDVVIGNFTGDENMDVVAASFDDYVYAVDGESGALLWSNEIGSMFVNAVAAADVNNDNIDDVAYAHEYLAGYDNYYGMLDGTDGSDIWADTVPYVVVDVLLADVDGDSDIELIVGGIYSDDHAELFVRDAAKGDLEWSYNLGSVEHVNGNILIETHDVDQDTDLDIVVGLYLGPSPMLAFDGSGPTAMWVADPIGVNTRDMTFGDFTGDYNLEIAVAGGDRVVVLKADGGEELYYYAVGGSMYSVATGDFDDDGVTDIAAGGGADFTGTPPNPLKSVWALKTVVSTVKWEFDFGSYGNAIAMGDLNGDGCDDVVGVCSSTREAWAIDGDKGTELWHWQASDNLFCVTIDDFDGNGLGDVAVGGYDNIVTALNGETGLVLWQFVDATDDYYRKCLKSADLNGDGNFDVIAGNEDNFIYAINGESGGSLWSYDCGSDATDVIVMQMNGTGPLDVIATVGSGKVVVVDGSDGSELWTFDGPAGLEHLADHNMLDFPAESFFDVFCAVTPSGTKGVIKVNSESHDQDWFTPLAIGSNTHGMWCDDVNDDGVADVAVNGGTTASYVTLLDGVTGEILWDFPTGGEVNTVVIYDVNLDGLNEVIAGSDDQNVYALNGQTGELIWNYSTADDVIHVLVGDVDCDGRPNIACVTFGSDGVIYAFESLAPIGPSYVCGDADGSEAVDIDDVVFLITYIFASGPAPDPLDSGEVDCTGAIDIDDVVYLIAYIFASGPAPCANCL, from the coding sequence ATGAAACCAACCGATGCCAGAATTAGCTTCATCTCTGCAGCAGTGCTGACACTTATGTTGCTCTGCGCCGGTACAAGCGTGCTTCAATCGGGCGAACTGTCCGGAGCGAGATCCGCCTCGGCCGATCCGATCTGGATCTACGACTCTGATCTCACTGTAACTCACGTCGAAACCGCCGATCTTAACGCTGACAATATCAAAGATGTTATCGCCAGTGAGTACAGTTCCGATTACTACGGAACGCCCTCACGGGTGCTCGCCATTGATGGCGCTACCGGCGATACGATTTGGTCGTATTTGATTCAGGATGGTATCCGATCGATGACAATCGGTGATCTCAATAATGACGGCGTCGCGGATGTTGTGTTGGGCGCCTCCTACAACGCGACCGGTACACCCGATGGACAGATTCATGCGCTCGATGGCAAGGATGGTGCAGTGATCTTCACCTGTCCTATCGGCGCAACAATCGAAGATGTTGTGATCGGCAATTTTACCGGCGATGAGAATATGGATGTGGTCGCCGCCAGCTTTGATGATTATGTCTACGCTGTCGATGGAGAAAGCGGCGCCCTGCTCTGGAGCAACGAAATTGGCAGCATGTTTGTCAATGCGGTCGCCGCCGCAGATGTCAACAACGATAACATCGATGATGTAGCTTATGCTCATGAGTACTTAGCGGGATACGACAATTATTACGGCATGCTTGATGGCACCGACGGTTCTGATATCTGGGCCGATACAGTGCCGTATGTCGTTGTAGATGTATTGCTCGCGGATGTCGACGGAGATTCGGACATCGAATTGATCGTAGGAGGAATCTACAGCGACGATCATGCTGAGCTGTTTGTGCGTGATGCTGCGAAAGGCGATCTCGAATGGTCATACAATCTCGGCAGTGTCGAGCATGTGAATGGAAATATTCTAATCGAAACTCATGATGTTGATCAGGACACTGACCTCGATATAGTCGTTGGTCTGTATCTTGGGCCGAGTCCCATGCTGGCATTCGACGGCTCCGGACCGACTGCCATGTGGGTAGCTGATCCTATTGGAGTGAACACTCGCGATATGACTTTTGGCGATTTCACGGGTGACTACAATCTCGAAATCGCCGTCGCAGGTGGCGACAGGGTGGTGGTGCTGAAGGCTGATGGTGGTGAGGAGCTTTACTATTATGCTGTCGGAGGATCGATGTACAGTGTCGCAACAGGCGATTTCGATGACGACGGCGTGACGGACATCGCAGCCGGGGGCGGTGCTGATTTCACCGGCACTCCGCCCAACCCTCTGAAATCAGTCTGGGCACTCAAGACAGTCGTCTCCACGGTTAAATGGGAATTCGATTTCGGCAGCTACGGAAATGCGATAGCGATGGGTGATCTAAATGGCGACGGTTGCGACGATGTCGTAGGTGTCTGCTCGAGCACCCGGGAGGCATGGGCTATCGACGGCGACAAAGGGACCGAACTTTGGCATTGGCAGGCGTCTGATAACTTGTTCTGCGTCACAATTGATGACTTTGACGGCAATGGTCTCGGTGATGTCGCTGTCGGCGGCTACGACAATATTGTCACAGCACTCAACGGAGAGACAGGGTTGGTGCTGTGGCAGTTTGTGGACGCGACCGATGATTACTACCGCAAATGCCTGAAATCCGCAGACTTGAATGGCGACGGCAACTTCGATGTGATCGCCGGTAATGAAGATAACTTCATCTATGCGATAAATGGCGAAAGCGGAGGATCGCTCTGGTCCTACGATTGCGGATCGGATGCCACGGACGTGATAGTTATGCAAATGAATGGCACAGGACCGCTGGATGTGATCGCAACAGTGGGCAGTGGGAAAGTAGTCGTTGTCGACGGTTCCGATGGCTCGGAGCTTTGGACGTTTGATGGTCCCGCCGGATTAGAGCACCTTGCCGATCACAACATGCTCGATTTTCCAGCGGAATCATTCTTCGATGTCTTCTGTGCTGTGACACCATCTGGCACAAAAGGCGTCATAAAGGTGAACTCAGAGAGTCACGATCAGGATTGGTTTACGCCTCTCGCTATCGGCTCCAACACGCACGGTATGTGGTGCGATGATGTCAATGACGACGGAGTTGCAGACGTGGCAGTAAACGGTGGGACAACAGCGAGCTACGTGACACTTCTCGATGGAGTCACCGGAGAGATTCTCTGGGACTTCCCGACGGGAGGAGAAGTCAATACGGTCGTAATCTACGATGTTAATCTCGACGGACTAAATGAAGTAATCGCCGGATCCGACGATCAGAATGTCTACGCACTGAACGGTCAAACAGGCGAGCTCATCTGGAATTATAGCACGGCAGATGACGTGATTCATGTCCTGGTCGGCGATGTCGACTGTGACGGCAGACCGAATATTGCATGTGTGACGTTCGGCAGTGATGGGGTCATCTATGCCTTCGAATCGCTTGCCCCCATCGGTCCGTCATATGTCTGCGGCGATGCTGACGGCAGCGAAGCGGTAGATATCGACGACGTCGTATTTCTGATAACATATATATTCGCAAGCGGACCAGCGCCCGATCCACTCGATTCTGGAGAAGTCGACTGCACTGGAGCTATTGATATCGATGATGTAGTTTACTTGATAGCGTACATATTTGCGAGCGGCCCCGCGCCGTGCGCGAATTGCCTGTAG